ACGGAGAAATTGTCGGCCTTATCGGCCCCAATGGCGCCGGCAAGACCACCGCATTCAACATGATTACGGGCATCTACCGCCCCACCAGCGGAACGGTCTGGCTACGCTCACCCCAACAGCCCAAACAACTGATTGACCTTACCAAGCTTAAACCCCATGTTGTCACCGGCTTGGGCATTGCCCGCACGTTCCAGAACATCCGCTTGTTCGCGGGCATGAGTGTGCTGGAAAATGTTATGGCTGCCTGCCACCTACGCATGCAGGCCAGCCTCGCGGAAGCAGTCCTGCGCCTGCCCCGTTATCGGCGCGAAGACCGTCAAATCAGGGAAAAGGCGTTGGAGCTGTTAACAGCGCTTAATTTGGAAGATGCATTGCACGAGCCATCCGTCTCCCTGCCCTATGGCAAACAACGGCGCCTGGAGATAGCCCGGGCCCTGGCCACCGAACCGCGGATCCTGCTTTTAGACGAACCGGCAGCCGGCATGAATCCCCAGGAATCCAATGAGTTGATGGACTTCATTCGCCACATTCGCGACGAGTTCAAGCTCACCATCTTCATGATTGAACATCATATGCGGGTGGTAATGGGCGTTTGTGAACGGATAAAGGTCATCGACCACGGCGTGACAATTGCCGAAGGCAACCCAAAGGAAATCCAAAACAATGAGCAGGTTATCAAGGCTTATCTGGGGGTGGATGCCGGTGCTTAAAATCGAGAACCTCCATGTCCGCTATGGCGGCATCCATGCGCTCAAGGGGATTAGCTTTGAAGTACCCAGTGGTAAAATTGTCACTCTGATTGGCGCCAACGGCGCCGGCAAGAGCACAACCCTGCGGGCCATCGTCGGCCTGGAGAAAATATATAGCGGCACTGTGACCTTTCAAGATACGGAGATCACCAACCAGAAAACTATCGCCACCATCGGCGCCGGCATCACTATGGTACCGGAAGGGCGCCGGGTCTTTCCCGATATGACCGTTTATGAGAACCTCTGCATGGGGGCTTACGGGCGCCGCGAGAGCAAAGAAATTCGCCGGGATATGGACTGGGTTTATGAACTGTTCCCCCGGTTGCTGGAACGCAAAACCCAGCTGGCAGGTACCCTATCGGGCGGTGAACAACAGATGCTGGCCATCGGACGCGCATTGATGAGTCGGCCACAACTGATGATGATGGATGAACCTTCTCTGGGCCTAGCGCCGCTTTTGGTCCGGGACGTATTTAACATTATCCGGCAGATTCATCAGGAAGGCGTAACGATATTGCTCATCGAACAAAACGCCCGGGCCGCATTGCAACTTGCCGATTACGGCTATGTGCTGGAAACAGGTAATGTCGTCCTGGAAGGCAAAGGCAGCGACCTGGCGGCCAACGACCAGGTGCGCAAAGCCTACCTAGGGGAATAACCTGCCCCAGGACTGTACGGACCTTACCTGCAGGAAAATGCCCCCTGTCCATGGAAGTAAGCAATAACCACTGGACAGGAGGGCATTTTATGACATCAAGAGATATAGAAGCTATTCCCGGAGAACGTTGGTTTCCCAATGAAGAAGAGTTCCAGAACGATATGCCGGATTTCTGGGGCGACTGGGGCGTGGCATCAGAGGTAGAGCCACTGAAAGCGGTGCTGTTGCGCCGACCGGGCCCAGAGATTGAATCCTTCGACCATGCCCATGTCCGCTTTAAAGCGCCTGTAGACCCGGAAAAATTCCGGGCCCAACATGACGCCCTGGCTGCAATCTACCGAGACCACGGTGTTCAGGTATATTATGTCGATAATCAGCGCCCTGACCGACCCAATGCTGTGTTCATGCGTGATTTGGTATTCATGACGCCGGAAGGTGCGATAATCGGACGCCCGGCTATGCGCGAGCGCCGGGGCGAAGAACGCTACGCCGCCGAGGCCCTGGCCGCCTTGGGCGTGCCGATTCTCCGCACGATCAATGGCGCAGGAATTTTTGAGGGCGCCAACGCCCTCTGGGTAGATTGCCAGACAGTGATTCTTGCCACCGGCTCCCGCACCAACCGGGACGGCTATGAGCAGGTGGAGTATGAACTGCGTCGCCTGGGTGTAAACGAAATCATCCCGATGCAAATTCCGTACGGCCATGCCCATATCGACGGCCTGTTGAACCTGGCAAGCCAAGAGATTGCCATGGTTCACGCCCCTCAGGTTCCTTATGACGTCTGCGCCGCCCTGCGTAAACGCGGTTATCGAATTCTGGAAGCTCCTTCCCAAACTGAAGCCAAGGAGACCTTGGGCGTAAACTTTGTCGCCATCCGTCCCGGGCTGGTTGTGCAGCCCTCTGGTAATCCCCGCTGCCGGGAAGAGCTGGAGAAACACGGCGTCGAGGTTATCACTGCGGAGTTTGACGAGATTCTCAAGGGTTGGGGGGCCGTCCACTGTGTGACGGCGTTCCTTAAACGCGGCTAGGAATCTCGGTTTCGGCGAACTCCACACCGCTCTCCGCGCGGAGATGCACCGGACCTACGAATTTAGCTTGCTGTTCAGAACTCACTTCTTTGTTGCCGGCCTGGCCCTGGGGTTGTTGCCTGGCCTGGAAGCAAGTGCAGGCAAGCGGGGCGCAAAACCGATTTGGCCGCGGCTGTTACTCCTCGGCCTGCCGTTTTTAATCCTTGGCCTGCTTATGGTTTGGCCAGCTTGGATTGGACACATCTTTCCCAGATTTTTATGGCTATACAGCGAATACACCCAGCTATTCGCTGGCGCGGTGGTGGGTTATGTGCTGCCAACCAGTTTCCGCAAGTAATTCAAAAAGACGTGGGAGACCACGTCTTTTTGATTGCAGGCAGATGCGGAACTGCCCGGGGCAAGTTAGAGCAGGGGGCTGGCGGATGCGGGACGGGCCAGGGTCTCAAGGGCTTGGGCGATGAGCTTGATGCCAGGCTCAATCTCGTCCTCATGGACAGCTGCAAAGCTGAGGCGGAACCAACGCTGCTGGGCGCCAAAATAGCTGCCAGGGCTGATGAGCACGTTTTTTTGCAGACAGAGCTCATAGAGCGAATTGCTGTCAAAGCGATCGGGAAGCTGCAGCCAGAGGTGCAGACCGCCTTCAGGAGCGGTAAACCGCAATTGGGGTAAATACGTCTCCACAGCCCCAATCAATACTTGATAGCGCTGGGCATAAATCTCTTTCATCGATTGCAAATGCTTGTGCCATGCCTGTTGGCGCAGGTAAAGGTCGAGGGTCCGCTGCAACAAGCCAGAACTGGAAATATCCGAGTATTGCTTGGCGGCGCTGACGGTGGCTGTCAGCTGGTCGGGTACAGCCAGGACCCCCAGGCGCAGGCCCGGCATCAGGATCTTGGAGAAGCTCTTAATAAAGAATACTGCCCCTTCCCGATCCAGGGCTTTTAAGGGCTGCCGGGGCGGACCACTAAATGACATTTCGCTCAGATAGTCATCCTCAACGATGGTAAATCCATGTTTAGCTGCTAAATAGAGCAGCTTTTCTTTTTTCATTTGCGAATAACTGTAACCGGTAGGGTTCTGATAATTGGGCATTACATAGAACAGTTTTGGCCGGTGAGTCCTCAGTTTGTAGGCGATGGCAGCCAGATCCGGTCCATCTTTCTCCAGGGGAACCTCAATTATCCGGGCGCCCCGGGACATGAAGGAAGCGATTGCTCCTTGATACGTCGGACTTTCCACCATGATTTCATCACCATGATTGATCAGGGTTTTGGCAGCCAGGTCGATCCCCTGCTGAGCACCGGAGATAACTTGTACATTTTCGATTTTTACGTCGACACCGGCAGTGGCCAGATATTCTTGAAGGGACTGCCGCAACGGATAATAGCCCTCGCTTTCCTGGTAGCCAAAGGCATGGCCGCCATCCCGGTCCAGCACCTGATTCAGGAGGTCGCGGCAAACCTCGATCGGAAAAATTTCCGGCGTCGGCGTACCACTGGCGAAGTTAATCCCTTCGTGGGGCACCGAAATTTGCCGGGTCGGTTCTGGAGCAGGCGCCACCCGCACATAGGTGCCGCTACCCGGCCGGGGCCAGGCATAACCTTCCTGCTCCAACAGCCGGTAGGCCGTAACTATGGTTACTGAATTAACCTGCAGTTCCCCCGATAATTGGCGAATTGAAGGCAATTTGCTGCCCGGCGCCAAACTGCCGGCATCGATTGCCTGACGCAGCTGATCGGCAATTTGTCTATACAGGGGGATATCGCTATCGTGGTCCAAGCGTACTGGTACACTATCCATAATTCTTCTCTCCTTATTGACAAAGCTGATGGGACGGTGCCATAATTAATATAGCAAAACATAGAAGCATACCCATACACTTATTTTACCCGGGAAGCATGGGTATGTAAAGCACATACTGAAAAGAGGTCTTGAGTATGAAAAAACTTGCTTTAATTATCGTTTTAGTAGTTGCCTTCAGCTTGGCTGGCTGCGCCCAGCCCGAAGAAGAACTGGTGATGGGCTTTGTCCCGATGCGTGATGCCGAGTCATTGATTGAAAGCGTCGAACCACTGGCGGAAATGCTCAGCGAAGAACTAGGCGTTAAGGTCCGGCCATTTACGGCAGTGAACTATGTGTCGGTTGTTGAGGGACTGGGTTCCGGGCAGGTGGACTTTGGTTTTATCCCGCCTTTCAGCTATCTGCTGGCCAACAGCGAAAGTGAGGCCCAGGTCATCCTCACCGCCCTGCGCAGCGACGGTCTCCCCTTTTATCGGTCGCAAATCCTTGCCCGGGCAGACAGCGATATCAGCATTGAAGATCTTTATGGCCTGCGGGTTGCCTTTGTCGATCCTGCATCCACTTCCGGCTATCTATATCCTGCAGCCCATCTAATTAATCTTGGTTATGATATCGACAAGGATTTCAACCTGGTTTATGCCGGTGGCCATGATCGCGGCCTGCAGGCATTACTCAACGGCGATGTAGACGTGGCAGCTGTCTTCCTCGATGCCAGAGAGCGCTATAAAGCAGAGTTTCCCCAGGCCATGGATGACACAGTGCAATTGGCTGTCACCGATCCGATTCCCAACATCTCCGTGACCGTGGCCGGGGGAATGGATGAAGAGATGGCCCAGCGACTGGCAACAGCGCTTTTGAACATTGCCGAAGACGAAGCCGGCGCCGAAATGCTTCGAGAATTGTTTGACATGTATGGATTTGTTCCGGCTACCGACAGCGATTACGACATCGTCCGGCAAACAGCCCGGACCCTGGATGTTGACCTCAGGGAGGCAGAGTGACAGGAGGCGGTGCTAATGATCCAGTTTGAGGCAGTAAACAAAACTTTCCCCGGCGGGGTCAAGGCCCTGTCCGGGGTCAATCTTACTATTGAGAAGGGCGATTTTGTCGCCGTGGTCGGACTAAGCGGCGCCGGTAAATCCACTTTGCTCCGGGCAGTGAACGGTCTGGTACGCCCAGAAAGTGGCAGGGTGCTGGTGGACGGCAGTGATGTGGCGGCCATGGCAGGCAAGGAACTGCGGAGATTGCGTCGGCGCATCGGCCTGATTTTCCAGGACTATAATTTGGTGGACCAGTCGCCGGTGCTCACCAATGTCCTGGCCGGCCGTCTCGGCTACAACTCTGGTTGGGGCTCGCTTGTGGGCAAGTTTCCCCCGCAAGATGTGGACTTGGCAAAGCGCTGCTTGGCGCAAGTTGAGCTTACCGATAAAACCTATGAGCGGGCAGGCAATTTGAGCGGCGGCCAGAAACAACGGGTGAGCATCGCCCGGGCCCTCGCCCAGGAGCCGGCAATCATCCTTGCCGACGAACCGGTGGCCAGCCTCGACCCCCCTACCGCACATGACATTATGCAATACTTTAAACGCATCAATCGTCAACAGGGAATTACCATCCTCATCAACCTGCATGACATCAACCTGGCCTGTCAGTATGCCCGCCGAATCATCGGCATGCGTCAGGGCCAGATTGTCCACGACGGTCCCAGCGACTCGGTGTGCAGCGAGACCTTCTCTGAAATTTACGGTCGCTCCCCGCACCCGGCAGAAATAGAGGCAGGCCATGCGGCGTCTTAAGCCGGCGCTGGTCCTTGCCTTTTTGCTGTTCTGCGGCTATCAGGTGGGCTTTAACCCCGTTCGCATCTGGCAAGGTTTGCCGCAAATGGGCGCATTACTGGAGCGAATGCTCAGTCCCGACTGGGGCTATGTCATGGAAGTCATGGACAGCCTGCTGGAAACCCTACAGATGGCGCTGGTGGGCTCGATTCTTGGCACCGTCTTCGCCCTGCCCCTGAGTCTGTTGGCCGCAGAAAACATTACGCCACATCCGGCCATCTACCGGGTTATCCGCAGTATCATGGCCGCTGTCCGGGCCCTGCCCCATGTGTTCTGGGCAGCATTCCTGGTTACCTTGTTCAGCATCGGCCCCGGCGCCGGCATCCTTGCCCTGGCAATCACCAGCTGCAATCTGGTCGCCAAACTATTGAGCGAGTATATTGAGGGGCTGGAAGCCCGTGAGCTGGAAGCCATCCATGCCGTGGGCGCCGGCCGTGCCGCATTGATTGTCTACGCTGTCCTGCCCCGCATCGGCGGGCGTCTCTGGTCTTTGTTTTTCTTCAGCCTGGAAGTCAACACCCGGGCTTCCACCGTCCTGGGCATGGTGGGCGCCGGTGGCATTGGTCAACTCTTGTGGCGGGATTTGAACTTTTTGCGCTACGACCGCTTGGCCACCCTGATACTCTTGCTCTTTGCCACAATCGCCTTGATTGACATCGCCGGCTGGCTCGCCCGCCGCCTGCAATTGGTGCAGCTCCCGGGGCTGAATTTCAAAACCTACCGCAGCTTTCGTCTCTGGTCCGGCCTGAAATTGGCCAGCGGCCTGGTGGCGTTGACGATTGCACTGGTTTGGGGCCTGTCGCTTCTGGACATGGGCTGGGAGCGCCTTTTCCTGGGGCTCGAACAGGGTACCGTCATGGTCAGGCGCATGCTGCAACCAGACTGGACGTATTTTTACCGCCTGCGGCAAGGTCTTGCGGAAAGCTTCTACATCGCTGTCTTTGCCACCGGGATTGGTTCCTTAGCAGCAATACCAGCGGCACTTATGGGCGCCGGCAATCTCTGGCGGTTTCAGGCCTGGCCGCTGTTTAATAAACTCCTGGTGAACCTGATTCGCACCTTCCCCTCGCTGATTTTGGCGATTATGTTTTTCCGAGGCGTCGGTCCCGGGCCACTGGCAGGCGCCTTGGCCCTGACCATCTACACCAGCGGCGTCCTGGGCAAGCTCTATACCGATATTGTCGAAAGCATGGACAGCCGGGCGCTCCTGGCCCTGCGCGCCACCGGCGCCACATCAGTCCAGGTCCTACGCTTCGCTGTGCTGCCCCGGGTGCTGCCCGATTTCCTGGCCGCATCCCTCTATCGTCTGGAATCCAACATTCGTACCGCCACCATCCTTGGTATCATTGGCGCCGGCGGCATCGGCACCTACCTAATGATGAACCTGGAAGCCCGCAATTGGGAACGGGTCGGCTTACTCCTAGGAGGGATGATCGTTCTCGTCCTGGCCGTAGACGCCTTCAGCGGTATCATACGCAAACGGATATCCACACGCTAACGGGACGCGCCACGCGTCCTGTTTTTTAATGGGTACCACTGTTTCAGAGTGTGAAAAAAAGAATTTGCCAATTTGGCAGGATTATTCCTCCCCCGTGTCTAATTAGTTACCAACCACAATATATTGTGGTTTACATAATCGGTAAACACAATTTATAGTGTTCTAGCGAGGGAGGTTATTCAGATGTTTGTAAAAATTAAAAAGAGAGACGGGTCAATTGTTGAATTTGAACAGCCGAAGATTACCCGGGCAATCCGGGCCGCCCTGACTGCCAACTATCCTGAGCGCAGTCGGGAAGAGCTGATTAAACTAGCAGAAGTGATCTCCGACCGGGTGTTGTATCGACTGGGTCAAATTAAGCTGGCCAACGGCTACCCAACGGTTGAAGAAGTCCAAGACACTGTCGAAGAAACTTTGATGGAGGTCGGTGAACGCCAAACTGCCCGCCGGTACATTCGCTACCGACTTCAGCACGAGTACATGCGGGAATATAAGCAAACTTATGTGGACGCCCAGAAGCTGGTGACCGAATATGTCACCAAAGAGGATTGGAAGGTCACCGAGAACTCCAACATGGATTTCTCGCTCCAGGGACTGAACAATCACGTAATTTCTGAAGTCACCAAGGGTTTTTGGCTTAACCAGATTTACCCGCCGGAAATCAAAGAGTGCCATCAAAACGGCGATTTCCACATCCACGACATGGGCCTATTGGCGCCCTACTGCTGCGGTTGGTCCTTAGAAGACCTGCTGATCGACGGATTCCGGGGTGTGCACGGCAAAGTAGAGAGCTCGCCGCCCCGCCACTTCCGCACCGCCCTCGGTCAGCTGGTGAACTTCTTTTACACACTGCAGGGCGAGGCGGCCGGAGCCCAGGCAATCAGCTCCTTTGATACCTACCTTGCCCCCTTTGTGCGCCACGACAAGCTCTCCCAAACGGAAGTGCGCCAGGCAATTCAGGAATTTGTCTATAACCTAAACGTCCCCACCCGGGTCGGCTTCCAGACCCCGTTTGTCAATCTGACCATGGACTTGGTCTGCCCTTCTACCCTCGCCGACCAGCCGGTGATCATCGGCGGCGAACCCAAGGACAATAAATACCAGGACTATCAGAAAGAAATGGACATGATCAACCTCGCCTTCTGCGATGTAATGATGCAGGGCGATGCCCGGGGACGAATATTTACCTTTCCCATCCCCACTTACAATGTCACCAAAGACTTTGACTGGGACAACCCGGTGGTCAACGCTGTCATGGAAATGACCGCCCGCTACGGCATCCCCTACTTCGCCAACTTCATCAACAGCGACATGT
This DNA window, taken from Bacillota bacterium, encodes the following:
- a CDS encoding ABC transporter ATP-binding protein — translated: MPVLKIENLHVRYGGIHALKGISFEVPSGKIVTLIGANGAGKSTTLRAIVGLEKIYSGTVTFQDTEITNQKTIATIGAGITMVPEGRRVFPDMTVYENLCMGAYGRRESKEIRRDMDWVYELFPRLLERKTQLAGTLSGGEQQMLAIGRALMSRPQLMMMDEPSLGLAPLLVRDVFNIIRQIHQEGVTILLIEQNARAALQLADYGYVLETGNVVLEGKGSDLAANDQVRKAYLGE
- the phnC gene encoding phosphonate ABC transporter ATP-binding protein, coding for MIQFEAVNKTFPGGVKALSGVNLTIEKGDFVAVVGLSGAGKSTLLRAVNGLVRPESGRVLVDGSDVAAMAGKELRRLRRRIGLIFQDYNLVDQSPVLTNVLAGRLGYNSGWGSLVGKFPPQDVDLAKRCLAQVELTDKTYERAGNLSGGQKQRVSIARALAQEPAIILADEPVASLDPPTAHDIMQYFKRINRQQGITILINLHDINLACQYARRIIGMRQGQIVHDGPSDSVCSETFSEIYGRSPHPAEIEAGHAAS
- the phnE gene encoding phosphonate ABC transporter, permease protein PhnE; the protein is MRRLKPALVLAFLLFCGYQVGFNPVRIWQGLPQMGALLERMLSPDWGYVMEVMDSLLETLQMALVGSILGTVFALPLSLLAAENITPHPAIYRVIRSIMAAVRALPHVFWAAFLVTLFSIGPGAGILALAITSCNLVAKLLSEYIEGLEARELEAIHAVGAGRAALIVYAVLPRIGGRLWSLFFFSLEVNTRASTVLGMVGAGGIGQLLWRDLNFLRYDRLATLILLLFATIALIDIAGWLARRLQLVQLPGLNFKTYRSFRLWSGLKLASGLVALTIALVWGLSLLDMGWERLFLGLEQGTVMVRRMLQPDWTYFYRLRQGLAESFYIAVFATGIGSLAAIPAALMGAGNLWRFQAWPLFNKLLVNLIRTFPSLILAIMFFRGVGPGPLAGALALTIYTSGVLGKLYTDIVESMDSRALLALRATGATSVQVLRFAVLPRVLPDFLAASLYRLESNIRTATILGIIGAGGIGTYLMMNLEARNWERVGLLLGGMIVLVLAVDAFSGIIRKRISTR
- a CDS encoding amidinotransferase translates to MTSRDIEAIPGERWFPNEEEFQNDMPDFWGDWGVASEVEPLKAVLLRRPGPEIESFDHAHVRFKAPVDPEKFRAQHDALAAIYRDHGVQVYYVDNQRPDRPNAVFMRDLVFMTPEGAIIGRPAMRERRGEERYAAEALAALGVPILRTINGAGIFEGANALWVDCQTVILATGSRTNRDGYEQVEYELRRLGVNEIIPMQIPYGHAHIDGLLNLASQEIAMVHAPQVPYDVCAALRKRGYRILEAPSQTEAKETLGVNFVAIRPGLVVQPSGNPRCREELEKHGVEVITAEFDEILKGWGAVHCVTAFLKRG
- a CDS encoding ribonucleoside triphosphate reductase, coding for MFVKIKKRDGSIVEFEQPKITRAIRAALTANYPERSREELIKLAEVISDRVLYRLGQIKLANGYPTVEEVQDTVEETLMEVGERQTARRYIRYRLQHEYMREYKQTYVDAQKLVTEYVTKEDWKVTENSNMDFSLQGLNNHVISEVTKGFWLNQIYPPEIKECHQNGDFHIHDMGLLAPYCCGWSLEDLLIDGFRGVHGKVESSPPRHFRTALGQLVNFFYTLQGEAAGAQAISSFDTYLAPFVRHDKLSQTEVRQAIQEFVYNLNVPTRVGFQTPFVNLTMDLVCPSTLADQPVIIGGEPKDNKYQDYQKEMDMINLAFCDVMMQGDARGRIFTFPIPTYNVTKDFDWDNPVVNAVMEMTARYGIPYFANFINSDMSPEDTRSMCCRLRLDNRELRKRGGGLFGANPLTGSIGVVTVNLARLGYLSRNEEEFINRLHRLMDLAKSSLVIKRKVIEKNTELGLYPYSRFYLRTVHERFGEYWKNHFNTIGINGMNEAIANLFGTGESIATPRGQAFANKVLEYMRAVMIEYQEETGDLFNLEATPAEGTAYRLARIDRRAYPEIHTAGEDEPYYTNSSQLPVGLTEDVFDALDLQDDLQTKYTGGTVFHAFLNESIDDLETCKNLVKSILENYHIPYLTISPTFSICPDHGFIKGEQFSCPTCGRDTEIWTRVVGFHRPVQNWNPGKKEEYKDRLEFEYSQKAGNE
- a CDS encoding ABC transporter ATP-binding protein codes for the protein MNILRIEGITKKFGGLTAVKDFNLELKDGEIVGLIGPNGAGKTTAFNMITGIYRPTSGTVWLRSPQQPKQLIDLTKLKPHVVTGLGIARTFQNIRLFAGMSVLENVMAACHLRMQASLAEAVLRLPRYRREDRQIREKALELLTALNLEDALHEPSVSLPYGKQRRLEIARALATEPRILLLDEPAAGMNPQESNELMDFIRHIRDEFKLTIFMIEHHMRVVMGVCERIKVIDHGVTIAEGNPKEIQNNEQVIKAYLGVDAGA
- a CDS encoding PLP-dependent aminotransferase family protein, whose translation is MDSVPVRLDHDSDIPLYRQIADQLRQAIDAGSLAPGSKLPSIRQLSGELQVNSVTIVTAYRLLEQEGYAWPRPGSGTYVRVAPAPEPTRQISVPHEGINFASGTPTPEIFPIEVCRDLLNQVLDRDGGHAFGYQESEGYYPLRQSLQEYLATAGVDVKIENVQVISGAQQGIDLAAKTLINHGDEIMVESPTYQGAIASFMSRGARIIEVPLEKDGPDLAAIAYKLRTHRPKLFYVMPNYQNPTGYSYSQMKKEKLLYLAAKHGFTIVEDDYLSEMSFSGPPRQPLKALDREGAVFFIKSFSKILMPGLRLGVLAVPDQLTATVSAAKQYSDISSSGLLQRTLDLYLRQQAWHKHLQSMKEIYAQRYQVLIGAVETYLPQLRFTAPEGGLHLWLQLPDRFDSNSLYELCLQKNVLISPGSYFGAQQRWFRLSFAAVHEDEIEPGIKLIAQALETLARPASASPLL
- a CDS encoding phosphate/phosphite/phosphonate ABC transporter substrate-binding protein, which produces MKKLALIIVLVVAFSLAGCAQPEEELVMGFVPMRDAESLIESVEPLAEMLSEELGVKVRPFTAVNYVSVVEGLGSGQVDFGFIPPFSYLLANSESEAQVILTALRSDGLPFYRSQILARADSDISIEDLYGLRVAFVDPASTSGYLYPAAHLINLGYDIDKDFNLVYAGGHDRGLQALLNGDVDVAAVFLDARERYKAEFPQAMDDTVQLAVTDPIPNISVTVAGGMDEEMAQRLATALLNIAEDEAGAEMLRELFDMYGFVPATDSDYDIVRQTARTLDVDLREAE